A genomic region of Christiangramia sp. OXR-203 contains the following coding sequences:
- a CDS encoding alpha/beta hydrolase, whose translation MTQNTKDSIPVQRLLVPQYILTTSQILTKVSPFLASRFAAKLFLTPFRYKLPEREKEMDENTEQEKVIVPSVNREIVTYKYGKSSKKVLLVHGWSGRGTQLAKIASALKVMGYQTISFDAPGHGKADGKMSMMPFFIEAVKFLDNKYGPFEAVIGHSLGGMSSLRAIKDGLKTNKLILIGTANNVTEITKNFAANMKMNDKVARKMKAYLDNKFKQDMDALSGAESAKEVFTPTLIIHDEHDVDVEVNSAYEIDEVLENSELMITENLGHRRILGNPEVINKITSFIAAQ comes from the coding sequence ATGACTCAAAATACTAAAGACAGCATACCGGTTCAAAGACTATTGGTTCCGCAGTATATTCTAACTACATCCCAAATTCTAACGAAAGTAAGTCCGTTTCTGGCCAGCAGATTTGCGGCGAAGCTATTTCTTACTCCTTTCCGTTATAAACTTCCGGAGAGAGAAAAGGAAATGGATGAAAACACAGAACAGGAAAAGGTAATAGTTCCTTCAGTGAACCGAGAAATCGTGACCTACAAATATGGAAAGTCAAGTAAGAAAGTTCTGCTTGTTCATGGCTGGAGCGGCCGGGGAACTCAGCTGGCTAAAATTGCTTCAGCATTAAAAGTAATGGGCTATCAAACGATAAGCTTTGATGCTCCAGGACATGGAAAAGCCGACGGGAAAATGAGCATGATGCCTTTCTTTATTGAAGCTGTAAAATTTCTGGATAATAAGTATGGTCCATTTGAAGCTGTAATCGGACATTCTCTTGGAGGTATGTCATCTCTTAGAGCTATAAAGGATGGATTAAAAACCAACAAGCTAATATTGATTGGAACGGCAAATAACGTTACCGAGATCACTAAAAACTTTGCTGCTAACATGAAAATGAACGATAAGGTTGCTAGGAAGATGAAAGCATATCTGGACAATAAATTTAAACAGGATATGGACGCACTTTCTGGTGCAGAGTCTGCCAAAGAAGTGTTTACTCCTACTCTTATTATTCACGACGAACATGATGTGGATGTTGAAGTGAATTCGGCTTACGAGATTGATGAGGTTCTGGAGAATAGTGAATTGATGATCACCGAAAACCTTGGACACCGCAGGATACTAGGTAATCCTGAAGTAATTAACAAAATTACAAGTTTTATAGCGGCACAATAA
- a CDS encoding head GIN domain-containing protein, which translates to MKKALLLSTFFLLAFTSAHAQWGSKKIRGNGDMVTETRNTSEYEKIHVVGSMNVKLVSGTEGNIKVAAESNLQEYILTEVKNGTLKISTEKGVNLQTRKDLLITVPVKSVNDISLTGSGDIWTQDQLSEERLSVSVTGSGDMVLDIQTNYLKGHVTGSGDIKIKGSSDNFECNVTGSGDFDAFDLRAKNVEARVSGSGDVMVYASSSLKANVSGSGDIVYKGDPEKQSFKTNGSGSVSSY; encoded by the coding sequence ATGAAAAAAGCACTATTACTATCAACCTTCTTCCTTCTTGCCTTCACCTCTGCCCACGCACAATGGGGCAGTAAAAAAATTCGTGGAAACGGAGATATGGTAACTGAAACCAGGAATACTTCAGAATATGAAAAAATTCATGTGGTTGGATCCATGAACGTAAAATTAGTTTCGGGAACTGAAGGAAATATCAAAGTTGCTGCAGAAAGTAATCTTCAGGAATATATACTTACGGAAGTAAAAAATGGTACGCTTAAAATTTCTACAGAAAAAGGCGTTAACCTTCAGACTAGAAAAGATCTGCTCATTACTGTTCCCGTAAAAAGTGTGAATGACATTTCGCTTACTGGAAGCGGGGATATCTGGACACAGGATCAACTTTCAGAAGAAAGATTGAGCGTGAGTGTTACAGGATCTGGAGATATGGTTCTGGATATACAAACAAATTATTTGAAAGGTCATGTAACCGGGTCGGGTGACATTAAGATCAAAGGTAGTAGTGACAATTTTGAATGTAACGTAACCGGAAGCGGTGATTTTGACGCATTCGATTTGAGAGCCAAAAATGTTGAAGCAAGAGTTTCCGGTTCAGGGGATGTTATGGTTTACGCTTCTTCAAGTTTGAAAGCAAATGTGAGTGGCTCAGGAGATATAGTATACAAAGGTGATCCGGAAAAACAAAGTTTTAAAACGAATGGTTCCGGAAGTGTTTCCAGCTACTAA
- the msrB gene encoding peptide-methionine (R)-S-oxide reductase MsrB: MKKYNIEKTEEEWKEKLSPEQYRVLRGKGTEAPHTGEYNLHFEDGDYQCAACGEQLFESDAKFESGCGWPSFDNAIDGKVEYIQDRTFGMIRTEILCSNCGSHLGHVFDDGPTETGQRFCVNSASINFNQ; this comes from the coding sequence ATGAAGAAGTATAATATAGAAAAGACTGAAGAGGAGTGGAAAGAAAAACTTTCTCCTGAGCAGTATAGAGTTTTAAGAGGAAAAGGAACTGAAGCACCGCATACTGGTGAGTACAATCTTCATTTTGAAGATGGTGACTATCAGTGTGCGGCCTGCGGAGAGCAATTATTTGAGAGTGATGCAAAATTTGAAAGTGGATGTGGATGGCCAAGTTTCGACAATGCGATTGATGGAAAAGTAGAGTATATTCAGGATAGAACATTTGGAATGATACGCACTGAAATCCTTTGTTCTAACTGCGGAAGCCATCTTGGCCACGTTTTTGATGATGGTCCTACAGAGACCGGCCAGCGCTTTTGCGTGAATTCGGCCAGCATCAACTTTAATCAATAA
- a CDS encoding M48 family metallopeptidase translates to MKIKNALLGLSVLLMVVSCKTNPFTGEKNLNFVSNDQLFPTSFEQYNQFLNEAEVVNNTEESRKVKRLGEDIVTAAERYLNANGYQGFMNDFKWEFNLVKDDQANAFAMPGGKVVVYTGILDEAQNTNGLATIMAHEIAHALADHGAQRMSAAQLQQLGAVAGTVAVSGRSESTQQIFAQAYGLGTTVGVMLPFSRSHESEADRIGLTLMAIAGYDPREAPELWKRMQANSGGQAPPEFLSTHPSNATRINNLTQWAPEAIAEAKKYGSTTFK, encoded by the coding sequence ATGAAAATTAAGAATGCCTTATTAGGTTTAAGTGTACTGCTTATGGTGGTCTCATGTAAGACTAATCCATTTACTGGAGAGAAAAATTTGAACTTTGTCTCCAATGATCAATTGTTCCCAACTTCTTTTGAACAATACAATCAATTTCTGAACGAAGCCGAAGTCGTGAATAATACGGAAGAATCCAGAAAGGTTAAAAGACTAGGAGAAGATATTGTAACTGCTGCTGAAAGATATTTGAACGCCAACGGTTACCAGGGTTTTATGAATGACTTTAAATGGGAGTTCAATCTTGTAAAAGATGATCAGGCCAACGCTTTTGCTATGCCTGGTGGAAAAGTTGTCGTTTATACAGGTATTTTGGATGAAGCTCAGAATACAAATGGTCTCGCTACAATCATGGCTCATGAGATCGCCCATGCACTTGCAGATCACGGTGCTCAAAGAATGAGTGCAGCTCAATTACAACAATTAGGAGCAGTAGCTGGAACAGTAGCTGTTAGTGGTCGTAGTGAAAGTACGCAACAAATTTTTGCTCAGGCATATGGATTAGGTACGACAGTAGGAGTAATGCTCCCTTTTAGCAGAAGTCATGAGTCTGAAGCTGATAGAATTGGGTTAACACTTATGGCAATTGCTGGTTACGATCCTAGGGAAGCTCCTGAATTATGGAAAAGAATGCAAGCTAATAGTGGCGGGCAGGCTCCACCAGAATTTTTGAGTACTCACCCTTCGAATGCAACAAGGATCAACAATTTAACTCAGTGGGCTCCTGAAGCTATTGCTGAAGCGAAAAAATACGGATCTACTACTTTTAAATAA
- a CDS encoding MFS transporter: protein MKQLPKGSKKLIHAWAFYDWANSVYSLVISSAIFPIFYGALTIVKDSEGNIISDTVSFLGFNWNNDTLISYVTAAAFLVVSFLSPFLSGIADYVGNKKNFLKFFCYLGAVSCIGLFWFNLENLWFGLLCYFLALIGFWSSLVFYNSYLPDIAFNDQQDKASAKGFSLGYLGSVILLVLCLIMILKYEWFGFEDEGLPTRLSFVLTGIWWIAFSQYTYYYLPKGNKKARLTKNVLFNGFKELKGIWFKINQNKQLKRYLVAFFVYSMAVQTIMLIATYFGIEELEWGEQDATTGLIISILLIQLVAVLGAFLTSRLAIKYGDVKILIFINLIWIAICGYAYFITTPQQFYVAAASVGLVMGGIQSLSRSTYSKMLPENAVDTASYFSFYDVAEKIGIVIGMFMYGLVAQITGSIRSSILFLVVFFIAGVFLLMRVPKKHPK, encoded by the coding sequence ATGAAGCAATTACCTAAAGGCAGCAAAAAGCTAATTCACGCATGGGCTTTTTATGATTGGGCCAATTCAGTTTATAGTCTGGTTATCTCCTCGGCAATATTTCCAATATTTTATGGTGCCCTAACGATCGTAAAGGATTCCGAAGGGAATATCATCAGCGATACGGTTAGCTTTTTAGGTTTCAACTGGAATAATGATACTCTAATTAGTTACGTTACAGCCGCTGCATTTCTTGTGGTTAGTTTTCTTAGTCCATTTCTGTCTGGTATTGCCGATTATGTTGGAAACAAAAAGAACTTCCTGAAATTCTTCTGTTATCTCGGAGCCGTATCCTGCATAGGTTTGTTCTGGTTCAATCTTGAGAATCTCTGGTTCGGCTTGCTTTGCTACTTTCTTGCACTTATTGGATTTTGGTCCAGCCTGGTGTTCTATAATTCATACCTGCCAGATATCGCCTTTAATGATCAACAGGATAAAGCAAGTGCGAAGGGATTTTCCCTTGGCTATTTGGGTAGCGTGATACTACTTGTGCTTTGCCTAATCATGATCTTGAAATACGAATGGTTTGGCTTTGAAGATGAAGGTTTGCCTACACGACTTTCTTTCGTACTTACGGGAATCTGGTGGATCGCCTTTAGTCAGTATACCTATTATTATCTTCCAAAAGGTAATAAAAAAGCTCGACTTACAAAGAATGTACTATTCAACGGGTTCAAGGAATTGAAAGGTATCTGGTTTAAGATCAATCAGAATAAACAATTGAAGCGCTATTTAGTGGCATTCTTTGTTTACAGTATGGCTGTTCAAACTATTATGTTGATCGCGACTTATTTTGGGATCGAAGAACTGGAATGGGGAGAACAGGATGCAACTACAGGTTTGATCATAAGTATTTTGCTAATTCAGCTTGTAGCGGTGCTTGGAGCTTTTTTAACCTCGCGACTAGCCATTAAATATGGAGATGTTAAGATCCTGATTTTTATCAACCTGATTTGGATAGCAATTTGTGGGTATGCTTATTTTATTACAACTCCGCAACAATTTTATGTAGCAGCAGCTTCAGTAGGTTTGGTTATGGGTGGGATCCAATCACTATCAAGATCTACTTATTCCAAAATGTTACCAGAGAATGCTGTAGACACTGCCAGTTATTTTAGTTTTTACGATGTAGCAGAAAAGATCGGGATCGTGATCGGGATGTTCATGTATGGTTTGGTAGCTCAAATTACTGGTAGTATTAGAAGTTCAATTCTTTTCCTGGTAGTCTTCTTTATTGCCGGAGTATTTTTATTAATGCGTGTACCTAAAAAGCATCCAAAATAA
- the msrB gene encoding peptide-methionine (R)-S-oxide reductase MsrB, whose amino-acid sequence MKKFLILSLMATFLFSCNGNAQKDSTKESSKSYEVTKSKEEWKAELTSQEYAVLREAATERPYSSDLLDIKEPGIFVCAACGNELYENEHKFESGTGWPSFDRAIEGGVAYGSDSKLGYQRDEVHCAKCGGHLGHVFNDGPRETTGKRHCINGVAMDFEPKK is encoded by the coding sequence ATGAAAAAGTTTTTAATACTAAGCCTAATGGCCACGTTTCTGTTTAGTTGTAACGGAAATGCACAGAAAGATTCTACTAAGGAAAGTTCCAAATCCTACGAAGTAACCAAGTCCAAAGAGGAATGGAAAGCAGAATTAACTTCACAGGAGTATGCAGTTTTGAGAGAGGCGGCAACAGAAAGACCTTATAGTAGTGATCTACTGGATATTAAAGAACCTGGGATCTTCGTGTGCGCTGCTTGTGGAAATGAATTATACGAGAATGAGCACAAATTTGAAAGCGGTACCGGATGGCCAAGTTTTGATCGTGCGATCGAAGGCGGTGTTGCCTATGGAAGTGATTCTAAATTAGGTTACCAGCGTGATGAAGTGCATTGTGCTAAGTGTGGTGGACATCTTGGTCATGTTTTTAATGATGGTCCCAGAGAAACTACGGGAAAAAGACATTGTATCAACGGAGTCGCTATGGACTTCGAACCAAAAAAGTAA
- a CDS encoding DUF4179 domain-containing protein produces MRDNEFEEFFESANFDIEEPQTDHREKFARKLEKTKKSEKAGSNSGKIWIGLLSIAAVLALVLLLSNNFNQENQSDLASISPEMRQTQQFYSGLIEKELIALNAEATPETQAIIKDALQQLKKLENRYKTMENDLLESGNDKRVIHAMIQNFQQRIDLLSQVLEQVENIKSLNNQNYESNTI; encoded by the coding sequence ATGAGAGATAATGAATTTGAAGAATTCTTCGAGTCTGCAAATTTTGACATCGAAGAACCGCAAACAGATCATCGCGAAAAGTTTGCCCGTAAGCTGGAAAAAACTAAAAAGTCAGAAAAAGCTGGGAGCAACTCAGGAAAGATCTGGATAGGATTATTGAGTATCGCTGCAGTATTGGCCTTGGTGCTGTTACTATCCAATAATTTTAACCAGGAAAACCAATCAGATCTGGCAAGTATTTCTCCTGAAATGAGGCAGACTCAGCAATTTTATTCAGGATTAATTGAAAAAGAACTCATCGCTCTAAATGCGGAAGCTACTCCTGAAACTCAGGCGATCATCAAGGATGCCCTTCAGCAATTAAAAAAACTGGAAAATCGATATAAAACAATGGAGAATGATCTTCTAGAAAGTGGAAATGATAAAAGAGTGATACACGCCATGATTCAAAATTTCCAGCAGCGAATAGATCTACTTAGCCAAGTTTTAGAACAAGTTGAAAACATCAAATCATTAAACAATCAAAATTATGAAAGCAATACTATCTAG